DNA from Corynebacterium stationis:
GAGCTGGACAGAGAAGACACAGCAGCCAATGTCGAAGAGCTCAATAAGTTCTCCCAACGCGTCCCTGCCTTGCAGTGGCCGGACCTACTGGATGAATTTATTGACCACCTAGCGCGCATGTGGCGGCAAGACCCGTCCCGACGCGCGGTTTGGCATGCCGTGCAATCGACTCCTGCTACTCGCTACACAGCAGCTGCAACAGAGCGCGAGATGCTCGAACCGCTCTCAGAGATTCTCCGACCTTTGGCGCAATGGATGTCTGAGGAAGAACGCATGGAGCTCGCTGGTTTCTTGGTCCATACGGTTGTCTCTTTGCTCAATTACGCAATCCGCAGTGATGATCCAAAGGCCATTGACCGCGTCATCACTGAAATCAAGCGTATGCTCATCGCGTATCTCTTCAGCGTTGCCCAGGGACAACAAATCCCCGTTCAGCAACTTACTTCAGATCCGGAGCTTTAACCCTCAAAGCATTCCGCCCTTGAAAAGGTCTTCCCAGCTTGGGAAGGCCTTTTAATGTTTATAGGACTCACTCCCGCTTCTGTTCGGTTGCAGTGCCTGTGGATAACTTAGGCTGTTGCGTGACGTGTCAACGTAGTTATCCACAGATTTTTGACCTTCCCCTAGCGCGGGCTTGCATATCCGTTTTAGTGTCAAAGGCATGAACGAAATATGGCAAGCATTCAAGCTCCTCACCAGCCACGGCATAGGCTTTCTGCGGCTTTTCGATGAGCTTTCACCCCACGACTTATCCGACGAAGGCATAGAAGTTTCTCTCGCCAAAAATTACGCCCGCCTCGCCACCGATCTTTTCTCACCCTGCGACTCCCCACGAGTCCAGTGTGAAGCTATCGCTCTCGCCGAAGAGCGACAGCTCAGCGCCAACCACTTGTTAATGGTCAACAAGCACGCAAGGAAGCTCAAAGCCCGCGGCGCGGCCTGGAAGCTGCGCGCTGAACTCATAGCCCATGAAGGCTCTTTAGAAGAAGTCGAAGCCTACGCCAAAAAGCGCGTGACTGAAGAAGGCGGCGACACGAAAAAGAAACCCGGGGTGCGTCTCGGCCGCGTCATAGACGGCCTGCGCACCATTAGTATCACCGATACCCAGCGCCGCATTACCGATTTAGAAAAGACCCTCGGCGCCGCCATCACAGATGATGACCAGCCACGCTCAGAAGCACTTCTGGAACCCTTCTGGGATTTAGTCGAAAGAGGAGGCACTGGCCTCATCAAACCGGAATATCGCACCGTGATTGCTATCGGGCTTAATGATTTCGCGAAAGTCTCCTGCGGTCGCGGCGACGAGGTCATCATCGGTCTCTCCGATGGCACCACAATGACCGGCGCCGAGTTCATCAACGCCGCGATGGAAGGCAGCTTGGGCGACAAGCTCTATGTCGGGCTCTTCCATCCCACCGCTGGGCCGGTCAATCTCTACGAGACCCGCTTCGCGTCAGACAAGCTGCGGACTTTAGCCATGGCGGAGAATCTCGTCTGCCCATGGCCAGACTGCAACGTACCAGCCGATAGATGCCAAGTGCACCACATCGACGCACATAAACACGGTGGCCATACGAAGCCATCAAACTTGACCATGTTGTGCAAGTACCACAACGGCGTCAATAACGATGCCCCAGACGGTCAGCGCAACAAACACAGACCAGGAAAGCCGAAACGAGGAAAGCCCAATCGCGGCAGGATCCGACGCCACCGCGGCAAAGTCCGCCTGCAGACTCCAGGCGGAAAGCTTGTAGGCAACACCCACCACGTGAGCAGCATGGGAGCGATGAACCTCATCTAGAACCAGGGCGATCCCCACAGCTAGCAAAAGCTAACTAGTCAACCAGGCTGGTTAGCCAATTCGGCGATCCCTTTTCAATACAGCCGTATCTGTAAAGTCCGCAGCGGCTCGACACAGCAACGTAGAAAGAGAACTAGGACGCCAAAAGGGCCTTTCCTTGAACCGGAAAGTCCCTTCATGTCATTGATGCTCTAACGCTGGTAGCGCATCAAGCACTGCGCGGTGGCGTAGTCACCATCGTGGCTGATGCTCAAACTCAGCTCCACGTCACCGATAGATTCCTGGAGTTTCGCTGCAACTTCACCTTTCAATTGCAAAGCCACCCGGCCCCAGCGGTCCGGCAAGACCTCAATCTCAGCGAAGTTCACTAGGTCTGGCTCAATAACCGGTGGGTTGCCGTAGATAGCCTGCGACCACGCCTTGATGAAAGCCTCTTTGGCTGCCCAGCGCCCAGCAAGATGCTCAGTGCGCGAGCCCGCAAGGCTGGCACTCGCCGCACCGTCTGAACCTACGGCATCGCGGCGCTGTTGGGCATGACGGCGTTCCAACGGAGAAAAGACTTGCTCGAACGTAGAACCTGGCCGGGCAAGCTGCTCGGCAAAGCCGGGGATGTGGACCAAGTCCACTCCCACGGCCAGAGCTTCGTGCTTATTAAGCATCAGGGCTTGGCTCCAGCAGGTTGCCGCGCATACGAGCGTCATCGTCAAGCAGGACTGCGGCTTCGCGTTCCTTGACTGCGTCACCGGTGCCGCCGAGGTTGCGGTCAACAGGACGCTCATACAGCCCCGCGCCACCGGAGATAGCCGCGGTCAGACGTTGCAGACCAGCTGCCTCACGCGCTGAAGATGCTTCTTGCCATTGCACAGCCGCTTGCTCGCCACGCTCAGCACGCAGCGCCGCAAGGAATGCACCTGGATGAACCACAGCCACCAACGCGGATACGTGGCCGAAGCCAAGGGAGGTCACCAGACCAGCCTTTGGCGGGGTCGCGCGCAGGTCGAGCTGCTCACGCAACCAGGTCAGGTGCGAGTGATGGCGAAGCACCGGATCCACACAGTCCAAAGAACGGTTCGGAGGCAACACACCGTTGCGCAGCACCTGGGTCAGACCAACCAGCTGGAAGGCCGCAGCACCGCCCTTGGCGTGACCGGTCAAGGTCTTCTGCGAAATGATAAACAGCGGGTTACCAGCATCGCGGCCCATAGACGCTGCGATGCGCTCATGCAGGTCCGACTCATTCGGGTCATTGGCATTGGTAGAGGTGTCGTGCTTGGAAACCACAGCGATTTCGTTCACGCCCACACCAAGCTCATCCAGGCCCTGTGCCAGACGCGAATCCGCACCACCACGGGCAGCAGATAGCGCGCCTAGGCCCGGAGCAGGAATAGAAGTGTGAGCACCGTCAGCGAAGGACTCCGCAAAGCCGACAACGCCCAACACTGGCAGGCCCAGCTCAGCAGCGAGGCTACCGCGCGCCATCAAGATAGTGCCGCCACCTTCAGACTCAATGAAGCCACCACGGCGACGATCATTGGCACGCGAGAAGTACTTGTGGTCAATGCCTTTAGCTTCCATCTCGGAAGAATCAGCCGTTGCCGCCATGTCGCCGAAGCCGGTAATGCCCTCGATAGACAGGTCATCAATACCGCCGGCAACCACGAAGTCCGCCTTGCGCAGACGCAGCTTATCCATGCCCTCTTCGACAGAAACAGCCGCGGTCGCACACGCCGCAACCGGGTGTACCATCTGGCCGTAGCCGCCGACATAAGACTGCATGACGTGCGCTGCCACAACATTTGGCAGTGCTTCCTGCAAAATGTCATTCGGACGCGGCTGAGCAAGCAACTTATCCAGGTACAGCGAGCGCATCGACTGCATGCCGCCCATACCGGTGCCCTGCGTGGAGCTTACGCGCGCTGGGTGAACATGGCTGAGCAGCTCAGCTGGGCTAAAGCCCGCGGCCAAGAAAGCATCGACGGTACAAACCAAGTTCCACAACGCAACGCGGTCGAGGTTGTCGATCATATCGGCAGGAATCCCGTAGACACCTGGGTCAAAGCCCTTCGGTACCTGGCCGCCGACAAAGCGGGTCATCGCTACGCGGCGCGGTACGCGCACCTCGGAACCAGCTGGGCGGGTAACTTGCCATTCTTCGCCGTCGAAGTGCGCAGTTGCACCCTCCACATCAGCAACGAAGGTGCGTGCGGTTTCCTCGTCTTGCACGGCAAAGGTCATGTCACGCTCTAGATAAATGGTGGTCAGCTCCGGCGCGAGGTTATCGACCATCGGCATGTTCGGGCCATAGTCGTCGTGGTATTTACGCACGCCGACATTCGCCAGAACTTCGTCGTGGAAGCGGTCGTAGATGTCTTCTTCGGCGATTTCCTCGCCGTCAGCATCAAACCAGGCACCAGCAGCCTCGTCCCAAGCAATCAGGCCAGTTGTCCACGCCAGTTCGATGACACCAGCAGCGCTGAGGTCACCGGTCATTTCCACTTCAAAGCGGGTACGCGAGGAGCCAACAGGTCCAATTTCGCCAGCACCGACGATGACCACCATGTCATCAAGTTTCTGGCTCACACCCGCAAAGTCCGGGGTGGTCCACTCGATGCGCTCACGGATATTCGGCAAAGCGCGCAGCTTCGTGACCTCAGCTGCGTCTTCGGATGAACCCTCAGACACCAGATTCGAGGACAGGGAACGCGCCAGCTCCGGCAGGTTGATATCGGCTTCGCCCAGGCCGCCAGTAAAGTCCAGGGTCACAGGAGCTTGCGCTGCGGCTTCGCGCTTGCTTGTCGATGCCCCCTCGCTTACCAATTTCTCGGCCATCTCCTCAGTGGAGTAGGTGGTAACGCCCTTGGCCTCGACGGCATCGACAAGCGGGTCATTGCCGCCCATAAGGCCGGTGCCGCGAACCCAACCGATGTGTGCGTGCACAATCGAGGTACGGTCGCCCCAGACAGGCTCTGCGTGCCAGCGAGTAACCAGCGCATCGAGTGCTGCCTTGGATTCGCCGTAGGCGCCGTCGCCACCGAAGCGGCCGCGGTTCGGGCTGCCCGGAAGAACAATGTGCAGGCGCTGGCCCACGTGGGTGCCGGTGCCGAGTTGGCTCAGTCCCGCGATGAGCTTTTCCACGCTCCACAGAAGCAGACGCATCTGTGCCTCGGCCGGTGCGCCCGCATCAGCCAGGGTTCCCTGGACGCGCGGTGCGGCGAATGGAAAGAGCAAGTTGGCAACCATCGCTGGCTTAACCAGCTTGGAGGAACCGCCGACGGTCGCGGTTTGCTCGCTGCCAATCCAGTCGATCAGGTTGTCCAGGTCAGCAAAGGAGTTGAGGTTTGCCGGCACGACCCACAGCTGTGCATTGCCGCGCGCGGAGGTGCGGTAGAGATGCTTATAAAACTCCAGACGGTCATGGCCCAGGCGTGAAGTAGTCGCGATAACGGTGGCGCCTTCGCGCAGCAGGTTCGCAACAACCTCAGCCGCGATGGAACCAGGCGAGCCACCGGTGACAACTGCGACTTCGCCGTTGTGTTCCAAGGTGGAGGCATCGATACGCGCTTGCGCCGCCTGAGCATCAAGGCCCAGGTATTCCGCCATGACGGCTGCTTCTTCACCCGCGCCGGTGATATCGAGCGAGTCAATCTCACCGTGGGCCAAACGCACGAGGTCCTCGCGCGCGGATGCCCAGCGGTCATCGAGCTGCACGGCCTTATCCGCGTCAAAGCTTGGCGCGACAAGACGTGGCCAATCAGAGCCTAGCTCAGCGGTAACCAGGTCAACGATGGCTGCGTTGTCATCAGCCTCAGCGAACTCGGTGGTTGGTGCCTGCTGGCCCAACTGCGCCAGCAAAGTACGCGCGGTGGTCGCCAGCGCCGAGTTCATCTTCTCGGAGTAGGCCTCCAAAGCAGCGGAGTCCACTACCCCGCCGGCAGCGCTGCCGCCTGCCGATGGCTTCGAGATGGCAATCCCGACCTTTGCGCCCGCAGCATCCACTGCGGCGTCAATTAATGCGTCGAGCTCAGCTGTCGATGCCGGATTTGCCGGCGAAAGCAGCGCCAAGTCGCCGCCGCGTAGCGATGCTCCCTCGCGCGCGCCCAACACCAGCTCCGCGGTGACGCGGTCGACCCAACCCGCACCCAGGCCCCAGGTCTCGGATACGCGCTGTGCGATGTACGCAGGCTTCTTACCAGCAGGACCGGTAATACGACGCAGGGATTCTGCGACCTGTGCAGAAAGGACTGGGCCAAAGGCCTTGTAGCCCTTTGCCATGCCAGCGACCTGGTCTTTCAGCGCGGAGATTTCTGCATCGGCTGCACCCTCGATTGCGCCGAGTCCAAATTCCACGCCGAGGTCCAGCAGCAGCTGGTTACGACGCGAAGATACACCCTCAACGAGCAGCTCGATGGTATCGGCTGCACCCATCTGGTCAGGGCGCACCTTGGTCCAGATAGCAATGAGCATCTCGGTGGCATCAGCGGCGCTAAATGCCTTGTCGGCTGGCGTGCTTCCACCAGCGGCTGGTGCTGGTGCCGGTGTCGAAATAACCGGTTCCGGCGCCGCGGCAGGTGCTGCGTTGGCTTCAGCAATTTCTGCTGCTGTTGCACTATCACCCTTGTCGGCAACAGCGTCAGTGGTTTCGACGAGCGGCCGCTCGATGGCGTCTTCGGCGAATACGGTTGCGCGGTCGCGCTCGACGTTGAGGACCTCGATTGGGTTGCCGGCGTACTGCGGTAAGCGCAGGGTCTGGCCCAGCATGTTAGCCAAGGTTGGCGATGAGCCGACGCCGATTTCGACGAAGCGCTCCACGCCTAGACCAGGCGTGCCAGCGCCGGCGGTCTCGGTGGTATCGGAGAGCAGCAAGTCCTGGGTTTCAATCCAGCGCACAGGCGATGCGAACTGCCATGCCAGAAGTTCGATGAGCAGGGTGCGGCCCAGATTAACTGGGTTTTCCAAGGCCTTGTCGAAGTCAGCGAGGATGTCGTTGACGTAGGTGGAATCGACGACCTCCGCCATGGCTTCAACGAACTCGCGGGTGAGCTCGAATGGACGCGCCACCAGGTTCGGGATGTAGCGGCCACGCAGGACATCCACATCTACTTCTGCTGGGATCAAAGAATCCAGGTGCGCGCGGAAGTTATCAACGCCACCCAACAGGTACGAAGAGTGGAACGGCACGTCAATGCCCGGAATCATGATGAAGGCACGTTGGCCCGGCGCGCGGGATTCTGCATCGGCAGCCAATGCGGCAAGACCTGCGCGGGTACCGGCAACCGCGTATTGCACACCGGCAATGTTGTAGTTAACGATTTCGAGGAATTCGCCACTAGCTTGAGAAACCTGCGCCACGTAGCCGAATACATCGTCGGCACGAATACCGATCTTGTTCGGACGAAGTGCCGCCAGGCCGTAGTTGGAGTTGCCGTGGGCATCGCGGTCGACCAGGCGGTGCATGGTCAGACCACGGGCGTAGACGATTTCTACCACGGCTTCGAGTGACAGAACCTGCGCGTAGGCCGCTAGGGCGTTGTACTCACCCACGGAGTGGCCTGCGAAGAAAGTATCCTGCGACTTCACGCCGGCCTCAGCCAACTCAGCAATCTGCGCACAGCCCAAAGTTGCCATGGCGACCTGGGTGAACTGGGTCAGGAACAGAGCACCATCCGGGTGGGTGAATTCCTCACCGTCAACCACGACACGGTCGGGGTTGTTACGCACGATTTCCAGGATGGAGAAACCAAGCTTGGAGCGGGTGTGGGCATCGGCACGCTCCCACACGTTACGCGCGGCGGCCGAGGATGCATAAGAATCCATGCCCATGCCTGGGGTCTGAATGCCCTGGCCAGGGAAACCGTAAAAGGTACGTGGCGCTGTCATGGTGGCGGTTGCCTGCAAGACAACGTCGCCATCCACACTGGCAGTAACAGTGCGAACTTCGCCGGCGCCTGGGCGGGAATCGATGCCGGTGCGCTCGACGATGAAGTCCACCTGCGCGCCGGGCAGTACGGGGCTGAGCATATTCGCGGCCCATTCAGCAACGGCAACGCCATCGAAGCCGGCTACAAGCTGCGCAATCGCAGAGGTCCACATGCCGTGGACGATAACGCCGTTGTCCAGGCCAGCCAGACGCGCGGCGGCGCCGGAGACGTGGATGGGGTTGCGGTCGCCAGTGACCACGGCAAATGGGTGCATGGATGCAGGTGCGGTCACGGTGAGCTGGTGGCGGAAAGAAGCCGGGGTATCGGTGATGTGCTCAGTGGAATTGACTGGCTCGAGGTCCTGCTCACCGGTACGTCCGACGATGGCGAAACGCTCTTCCAGGCTAGCCAGCTGAGCATCCTTGAGGTCAGCACCGTCGATGTCGATCGAGACTGAAACCTCGACGACGCGGCCCACCAAGGTATCGCGGACTTCGCCGCCGGTGGCGGTAATCGTCAGCTCAACTGGCTGGGTCGGCAGCGGCTGGTGCAGGCGCAAGTTGTGCTCAAGGTGGACCAGGTTCAGCAGGCCTTCGACCACGCGTGCAGAGTCAGTGCCTGGAACAATGGCGTTCGCGATGACGGCGAATACTGCTGGCCATGCGCGTCCGACAATCACATCCGGTGCAATAGCGGAATTGGTGTCTGCGCTTGGGATATAGCCGGTGGTAACACCTGCATAATCTGCCAAAGCAGCAGGGCCAAGAGTGGTCTGCCAAGTTGCTTTGCTGCCGATGACCTCTGGCAAGGTGCCGCCAGCAGCAACTTCTGCCAATGCTGCCATGGACTTTTCTGCAGCTTCAGCGGTGATGATTGGGGTAGACGACAGCGGTGCATCGGAAGGCACGGTGATGCGAAGGGTTAGCTGTGCACCGGCAACGGATCCGGTCAAAGCGACGGTGAGCTCGACGGTTTCGGCATCGATGGTGACAAGCTCGGCACCTGCCGCGCGTGCCGATGTTCCCTCTGCGTCCACAGTCCAGTCTTCAGAAATCTGCGCGACTGGGTTGGGACGCTGGCGGCCTGCCCACTCCACGGACTTCGCGGCGAGAACGCGCTGCAATGCGGAACTTGCGACATCAGCAGCTTCAGCATTGGCTGCGACAGCATCGTGGACTGCGGCTGCTTCAAAACGTGCGAGCAGCTCAGCAACAGGCTCATTGGCCTTGGTAATTCCAGCGACAGCGGTAGTGCCGGGGATGATGCCTACTTGTTCTGCGGTGTAGCGCTCATCGTGTGCCTGCCACAGCGAGTCCTGGCGCCACCAACGGCGTACATCGGAATCAATGACTGGGACGAATGCTGGTGGCTTGCCCTTGCCGCGCAAAAGATCAATGAACCAGGCAACGTCGGAAGCGGTAACGGTGTGCTTTTCGGCTGCTGGGTATGCCGCAACGACATCAGCGATAGCGCGTTGCGGATTGTCGATATCAACGGCAACCTGTGCGGCGAATTCGCCGTGGTCAGCAGCGGTCAGGCGCTGTTCAACGCGCGCGATCATCTGCTCAAAACGACGTGCCCAGGACACATCGACCCACGAGCCCATGTATGAGACCTCGAGGTAGCGTGCCAGCCACTCGGCATAGGTCATCTCATCGATATCGCCGAAGTATGGCTTTGCGGTACCAGCGATGGCTGCGATGATCTCATCGCGACGGGCGGCAACGGCGTCGGCGTCACCAGCAACCTCGTCCAGAAGGCGACCAGCCTTGGCGAAGGTGTTGTCAATCTCGTGGATATCCGCCCCCAGTTGGGAGCGGCCCGATGCAATACCATCGCGTGCGCCGCCGGCTGGAACCCAGCCGCCACCAGGGATGTCTTCGAGGCCCTGGGTTGCAACCAGCGCCTGCTTGACGGACTCTGATGCGGTGGATTCCAAGGTGGCCATAGCGGCGGTGCCGATCATGATGGCATCGACAGGCATTGCTGGCAGGCCATAAACCTTGGCCCACTCACCGATCAGGTACTGCGCACCGCGCTCAGGCGCGCCGATGCCGCCGGCAGCCATGAGTACTACGTTGTTGCGCTCGCGGATATCGGCATAGGTTTCAATCAGCAGGTCATCGAGGTCTTCCCACGAGTGGTGACCGCCGGCCTTGCCGCCTTCAACCTGCATAATGATGGTGGTATCTGGCAAATCATCTGCGATATCGAGGATCTTCTTAATCTGGCGCACTGCACCTGGCTTGAACGCTACCCACGGAATATTGTCTTCCTGGAGCTGGCGCACCAGCGCTAGAGCTTCCTCATGTGGAGGAATACCAGCGGAGCAGACAACACCGTTGATGGAAGCGCCGTTCGCACGCGCACGCGGGATGAGACGACGTCCTTCAATCTGGGTACGCCACTGCTTAGGCGACAGGTACATCGCGTTGAACTGGGCGTTGATGCCCGGGTTCAGCAGCTCTTCCAAACGCTCCAATGAGTCATTCAAAATCGCGTCGGTAACCTGGCCACCACCGGCCAGTTCTGCCCAGAAACCAGCATTCGCAGCGGCTGCGACAATCGCTGGGTCTACAGTCGATGGCGTCATACCCGCCAACACGACTGGGGAATAACCAGTTAATTCAGTAAAGCGCGTGGACAAACGGGTCTTGCCGGCCTCGTCGAAGACCTTTGGCGCGAACTTCTCGAAGTTGAGAGGAAGTTCGGGAGCCTGGCCGACATCGAAAAGCGCTGCTTGGCCCTCGTCGGTGGAGACAACCTGCACGCCAATGCCCTGTCCTGCCACAACCGTCTTGGTTACTGAAGACATGCCCTTTTCAGGACCGCATTCCAAAATCCACTGCGCGCCGGCATCGATGGCTGACTGCACAGTTGCTGGCCAGTCGACAACATCGGTCAAAACTGCCTCTGCACCATCGCGCGCAAGCTCTGCATCCAGGCCAATTTGTGCGGCCCAGTTAATAACGAGCTCAACGGCTGCATGCATCTTCGGGTGGTGGTAGGCGGCTTGTACCGGCAAAGCATTAATGCGCGGGGCGAAAGGATTGCCGCCGCGTTCTTTATTCTCAATAGCCTTCGCGTCTTTTTCCGCGAGCTTCTCGATGACCTCAATAACCTTGTTGTTATCTTCCGGCGTGCCCACAATAACGAAGGTATTGCGGTTATTCTGCAGACCAATAATGCTGCCGACACCGGTCTTAGCCAGCACCTTTTCTAACTGCTCACGGGTAATACCTGCAATCGACACCATCGGGGAACCAGCCGCGGTGCGAATAAGCCCGGTGGCGCGGGCAGTCTTAGAAATAGCGACGCCAATAAGCTGCGCCAAAGCAATAACTTCCGAGGCCTGTGCACGGCCTGAAGAGATAAAGGTAGCTAATGCGCCCTGGGAATGGCCAATGTGTGCGGCTGCGTCTTCGTAATTTAAACCCTGCTGCTTCAAAGACTGCAAAAGACCATACTGCGCGAGCACGATACCCGGAGTAGAAATAGCAGAATCAGACAAATCCCACGCTGGGTCCTCGTCCTTTGCTGCCCACTGCACGGGGTCGAAACCGTGTGGCATCGCTGCGACTAGCTCATCGGCAAGTGGCTCAAGCAGCTTCTTGGCACCGTCTACCGCACCAGCCACCTGCGACTCCACGCCACCGGCAATAACGGTGCGCAAAGTTGGCAACCAAGGAAAACCCTGCCCTGAAAAGCTGAGAGCAAATTTTTCAGTCTCCAGGCGGTTCACCAGGCGGTGGTTAGAGATGTCAATAGTCACGATTCGTTTAACTCCTAGTGATATCGGTTATGACCAATGGCAGGGTTTCGGATTGAAAGATTCGGATTAAATTCGCGAAGAACAAAACGAAAATGGCAGGCCAAAAATTCAGCTGGTTTACCAGCATGCCACAAAATCATGAGGGAACCATCATCTTTTGCCCCGCGCCGCCAATGACATGCAACTTTAGGGCAAATCAACCGATAAATTCACTCACCACTGCTTTTGTGACCTGAACTATATATCGCAGCTAAGCATTCTTTCCACTGTATCGCGCGCCTGTTCAAGTGAGGGCGCAGACTTAGGAGATTCTTTGACTGAATTATCACTTTCCAAGACTTCCCCATCAAAGACCTGGCAGGCATGATCTGGGACAACTTCAGCGCTTCGAGCAATCCCGGCATCATCCAGATAGCCATCAAAGATGTAATCAATGCTCACGCTCAAAGTCTCCGTTCTTCCCGGTTCCGCTCTTCTCTGTTCAGCAGATTCCTCAACAGAGCCTACCTGCTTCCCAACTCACATCAGCTAACTAAGCTAGACGGGTCTGACGGCAAATCGCGCAACCAGTTGCGAGAACCTTCACTGAAAGCTTTCACGTCCATCGCGCCTGCTCCCTGCGGAATACACCCCCACAAGCGAACACCGGTAACTTTCTCCAACTCCTCGATATTCAATTGCGTTGCAAGATCGGGGTTTGCAGGCATGCTTCCACCGATTAATCCCGCAACCTGCAGGCCCCGACGCTGCGCCTCGCGCACGGTTAGCTCCGCCCAATTCAAACTGCCCAAACCGAGGGAGGTGACCACGATGATCGGCGCGCCAACATCCGCAGCGATATTCGCAAGCGTGAAATCATCGGCAAGCCGCACTAGGAGCCCACCGGCCCCTTCCACCAGGACCACACGT
Protein-coding regions in this window:
- a CDS encoding type I polyketide synthase encodes the protein MTIDISNHRLVNRLETEKFALSFSGQGFPWLPTLRTVIAGGVESQVAGAVDGAKKLLEPLADELVAAMPHGFDPVQWAAKDEDPAWDLSDSAISTPGIVLAQYGLLQSLKQQGLNYEDAAAHIGHSQGALATFISSGRAQASEVIALAQLIGVAISKTARATGLIRTAAGSPMVSIAGITREQLEKVLAKTGVGSIIGLQNNRNTFVIVGTPEDNNKVIEVIEKLAEKDAKAIENKERGGNPFAPRINALPVQAAYHHPKMHAAVELVINWAAQIGLDAELARDGAEAVLTDVVDWPATVQSAIDAGAQWILECGPEKGMSSVTKTVVAGQGIGVQVVSTDEGQAALFDVGQAPELPLNFEKFAPKVFDEAGKTRLSTRFTELTGYSPVVLAGMTPSTVDPAIVAAAANAGFWAELAGGGQVTDAILNDSLERLEELLNPGINAQFNAMYLSPKQWRTQIEGRRLIPRARANGASINGVVCSAGIPPHEEALALVRQLQEDNIPWVAFKPGAVRQIKKILDIADDLPDTTIIMQVEGGKAGGHHSWEDLDDLLIETYADIRERNNVVLMAAGGIGAPERGAQYLIGEWAKVYGLPAMPVDAIMIGTAAMATLESTASESVKQALVATQGLEDIPGGGWVPAGGARDGIASGRSQLGADIHEIDNTFAKAGRLLDEVAGDADAVAARRDEIIAAIAGTAKPYFGDIDEMTYAEWLARYLEVSYMGSWVDVSWARRFEQMIARVEQRLTAADHGEFAAQVAVDIDNPQRAIADVVAAYPAAEKHTVTASDVAWFIDLLRGKGKPPAFVPVIDSDVRRWWRQDSLWQAHDERYTAEQVGIIPGTTAVAGITKANEPVAELLARFEAAAVHDAVAANAEAADVASSALQRVLAAKSVEWAGRQRPNPVAQISEDWTVDAEGTSARAAGAELVTIDAETVELTVALTGSVAGAQLTLRITVPSDAPLSSTPIITAEAAEKSMAALAEVAAGGTLPEVIGSKATWQTTLGPAALADYAGVTTGYIPSADTNSAIAPDVIVGRAWPAVFAVIANAIVPGTDSARVVEGLLNLVHLEHNLRLHQPLPTQPVELTITATGGEVRDTLVGRVVEVSVSIDIDGADLKDAQLASLEERFAIVGRTGEQDLEPVNSTEHITDTPASFRHQLTVTAPASMHPFAVVTGDRNPIHVSGAAARLAGLDNGVIVHGMWTSAIAQLVAGFDGVAVAEWAANMLSPVLPGAQVDFIVERTGIDSRPGAGEVRTVTASVDGDVVLQATATMTAPRTFYGFPGQGIQTPGMGMDSYASSAAARNVWERADAHTRSKLGFSILEIVRNNPDRVVVDGEEFTHPDGALFLTQFTQVAMATLGCAQIAELAEAGVKSQDTFFAGHSVGEYNALAAYAQVLSLEAVVEIVYARGLTMHRLVDRDAHGNSNYGLAALRPNKIGIRADDVFGYVAQVSQASGEFLEIVNYNIAGVQYAVAGTRAGLAALAADAESRAPGQRAFIMIPGIDVPFHSSYLLGGVDNFRAHLDSLIPAEVDVDVLRGRYIPNLVARPFELTREFVEAMAEVVDSTYVNDILADFDKALENPVNLGRTLLIELLAWQFASPVRWIETQDLLLSDTTETAGAGTPGLGVERFVEIGVGSSPTLANMLGQTLRLPQYAGNPIEVLNVERDRATVFAEDAIERPLVETTDAVADKGDSATAAEIAEANAAPAAAPEPVISTPAPAPAAGGSTPADKAFSAADATEMLIAIWTKVRPDQMGAADTIELLVEGVSSRRNQLLLDLGVEFGLGAIEGAADAEISALKDQVAGMAKGYKAFGPVLSAQVAESLRRITGPAGKKPAYIAQRVSETWGLGAGWVDRVTAELVLGAREGASLRGGDLALLSPANPASTAELDALIDAAVDAAGAKVGIAISKPSAGGSAAGGVVDSAALEAYSEKMNSALATTARTLLAQLGQQAPTTEFAEADDNAAIVDLVTAELGSDWPRLVAPSFDADKAVQLDDRWASAREDLVRLAHGEIDSLDITGAGEEAAVMAEYLGLDAQAAQARIDASTLEHNGEVAVVTGGSPGSIAAEVVANLLREGATVIATTSRLGHDRLEFYKHLYRTSARGNAQLWVVPANLNSFADLDNLIDWIGSEQTATVGGSSKLVKPAMVANLLFPFAAPRVQGTLADAGAPAEAQMRLLLWSVEKLIAGLSQLGTGTHVGQRLHIVLPGSPNRGRFGGDGAYGESKAALDALVTRWHAEPVWGDRTSIVHAHIGWVRGTGLMGGNDPLVDAVEAKGVTTYSTEEMAEKLVSEGASTSKREAAAQAPVTLDFTGGLGEADINLPELARSLSSNLVSEGSSEDAAEVTKLRALPNIRERIEWTTPDFAGVSQKLDDMVVIVGAGEIGPVGSSRTRFEVEMTGDLSAAGVIELAWTTGLIAWDEAAGAWFDADGEEIAEEDIYDRFHDEVLANVGVRKYHDDYGPNMPMVDNLAPELTTIYLERDMTFAVQDEETARTFVADVEGATAHFDGEEWQVTRPAGSEVRVPRRVAMTRFVGGQVPKGFDPGVYGIPADMIDNLDRVALWNLVCTVDAFLAAGFSPAELLSHVHPARVSSTQGTGMGGMQSMRSLYLDKLLAQPRPNDILQEALPNVVAAHVMQSYVGGYGQMVHPVAACATAAVSVEEGMDKLRLRKADFVVAGGIDDLSIEGITGFGDMAATADSSEMEAKGIDHKYFSRANDRRRGGFIESEGGGTILMARGSLAAELGLPVLGVVGFAESFADGAHTSIPAPGLGALSAARGGADSRLAQGLDELGVGVNEIAVVSKHDTSTNANDPNESDLHERIAASMGRDAGNPLFIISQKTLTGHAKGGAAAFQLVGLTQVLRNGVLPPNRSLDCVDPVLRHHSHLTWLREQLDLRATPPKAGLVTSLGFGHVSALVAVVHPGAFLAALRAERGEQAAVQWQEASSAREAAGLQRLTAAISGGAGLYERPVDRNLGGTGDAVKEREAAVLLDDDARMRGNLLEPSPDA
- the bioD gene encoding dethiobiotin synthase; this translates as MIIFVTGTGTDIGKTVVTAALASHYRSHGHDVVVAKPVQTGEPTGHGDIFTVKALTDVDVAEYVRYPEPLAPNLAARRAGVVQVERGELVDWIRQLDDPERVVLVEGAGGLLVRLADDFTLANIAADVGAPIIVVTSLGLGSLNWAELTVREAQRRGLQVAGLIGGSMPANPDLATQLNIEELEKVTGVRLWGCIPQGAGAMDVKAFSEGSRNWLRDLPSDPSSLVS